A region of Deltaproteobacteria bacterium DNA encodes the following proteins:
- the radA gene encoding DNA repair protein RadA → MARARVVYECQNCGFQSPKWLGRCPDCGQWNSLVEEAVTVEPGARGGEAGPAHAPSPIDAVTADTDRRMRSGIEEFDRVLGGGLVDGSAVLIGGDPGIGKSTLLLQAVAALSRDGSPCLYVSGEESEQQVKMRARRIALGASSLLVLSETSLERILEQVKAVNPAVLVVDSIQTVHTSAIPSAPGSIGQVRECSSALISLAKKSGVGTFLVGHVTKDGAIAGPRVLEHMVDTVLYFEGERGHSFRILRAVKNRFGSTNEIGVFEMQEAGLREVPNPSQIFLSERPLGGSGSVVVPSMEGTRPILVEIQSLVTRSYLNLPRRTCIGVDTNRVALILAILEKRKGMNFYDKDVFINVAGGVSVSEPAVDLGIAAGVASSALDRPLDPHAVFVGELGLAGEIRTVTRAEARVAEAGKLGFRRCILPQGNCRQLPHVEQPELVGVASLEECWEILF, encoded by the coding sequence CGGGTCGTCTACGAGTGTCAGAACTGCGGTTTCCAGTCGCCCAAGTGGCTCGGGCGGTGTCCGGACTGCGGGCAGTGGAACTCGCTGGTGGAGGAAGCGGTCACGGTGGAGCCGGGTGCGCGCGGCGGCGAGGCCGGGCCGGCGCACGCGCCGTCGCCCATCGACGCGGTGACGGCGGACACGGACCGGCGCATGCGTTCCGGCATCGAGGAGTTCGACCGGGTGCTCGGCGGCGGGCTGGTGGACGGCTCGGCGGTGCTCATCGGCGGCGACCCCGGCATCGGCAAGTCGACGCTGCTGCTCCAGGCGGTGGCGGCCCTGAGCCGGGACGGTTCCCCCTGCCTCTACGTCTCGGGCGAGGAATCCGAGCAGCAGGTCAAGATGCGCGCCCGGCGGATCGCCCTGGGCGCTTCAAGCCTGCTGGTGCTGAGTGAGACCTCGCTGGAGCGCATCCTGGAACAGGTCAAGGCGGTCAACCCCGCGGTGCTGGTGGTGGACTCCATCCAGACGGTGCACACCTCGGCCATCCCTTCGGCGCCCGGAAGCATCGGACAGGTCCGGGAATGTTCCAGCGCGCTGATCTCCCTGGCCAAGAAGAGCGGCGTTGGCACTTTCCTGGTGGGGCACGTGACCAAGGACGGGGCCATCGCCGGCCCGCGCGTCCTGGAGCACATGGTGGACACGGTGCTCTATTTCGAGGGCGAACGCGGCCACAGCTTCCGCATCCTGCGCGCGGTGAAGAACCGCTTCGGCTCCACCAACGAGATCGGCGTGTTCGAGATGCAGGAGGCGGGGCTTCGCGAGGTGCCCAACCCCTCGCAGATCTTCCTCTCCGAGCGCCCCCTGGGCGGGTCCGGCTCGGTGGTGGTGCCGAGCATGGAGGGTACGCGCCCGATCCTGGTGGAGATCCAGTCGCTGGTGACGCGGTCCTACCTGAACCTTCCCAGGCGCACGTGCATCGGCGTCGACACCAACCGGGTGGCGCTGATCCTCGCCATCCTGGAGAAGCGCAAGGGGATGAACTTCTACGACAAGGATGTGTTCATCAACGTCGCCGGCGGTGTCAGCGTGTCGGAACCCGCGGTGGACCTGGGGATCGCGGCGGGAGTGGCGTCGAGCGCGCTGGACCGGCCTCTGGACCCGCACGCCGTCTTCGTCGGAGAGCTGGGACTGGCCGGGGAGATCCGCACCGTGACGCGGGCCGAGGCGCGGGTGGCGGAAGCGGGCAAGCTCGGCTTCCGCAGGTGCATCCTGCCGCAGGGGAACTGCCGGCAGTTGCCGCATGTCGAACAGCCGGAGCTCGTGGGCGTCGCTTCGCTTGAGGAGTGTTGGGAAATCCTCTTCTGA
- a CDS encoding sulfite exporter TauE/SafE family protein: protein MPEIILSDVILLLLSGVVLGFLIGLTGIGGGVLTVPFLLLVVKLEPIAAVGTAGLYGVLTKIWAGFRHYRQGTLNLEVGIRFFLAAVPGVLVGALAVKWSRVSLSPSGVEMLQEIVSYMVMASISFALVALLFDYNRLDTRFLSSRRGAVVKFPCLFLVGAVMGMTSVGGGILIIPSLLLFYRETSRYVGTSIFVAVLLMTVMSTLYAFIGRGQGAQDVDLAAAAFMSVGSLAGVHYGAALCKRMEPRRLQTVVVGVVVLAVVMMVVDRLL, encoded by the coding sequence ATGCCCGAGATCATCCTCTCCGACGTCATCCTGCTCCTCCTTTCCGGCGTTGTGTTGGGCTTTCTCATTGGGCTGACGGGCATCGGCGGCGGCGTGCTGACGGTCCCGTTCCTGCTGCTGGTCGTCAAGCTGGAGCCCATCGCGGCGGTGGGGACGGCCGGGCTCTACGGCGTTCTCACCAAGATCTGGGCCGGCTTCCGGCACTACCGGCAAGGGACCCTGAACCTCGAAGTGGGCATCCGGTTCTTCCTGGCGGCCGTGCCCGGGGTGCTGGTGGGCGCCCTGGCGGTGAAATGGAGCCGGGTCTCGCTCTCTCCGAGCGGGGTCGAGATGCTCCAGGAGATCGTCAGCTACATGGTGATGGCGTCCATCAGCTTCGCGCTGGTGGCGCTGCTCTTCGACTACAACCGGTTGGATACGCGTTTCCTCTCGTCCCGGCGCGGCGCGGTGGTGAAGTTCCCGTGCCTTTTCCTCGTGGGGGCGGTGATGGGCATGACTTCGGTCGGGGGCGGCATCCTGATCATCCCGTCGCTGCTGCTGTTCTACCGGGAGACGTCGCGCTACGTGGGTACGTCGATCTTCGTCGCGGTGCTGCTGATGACGGTCATGTCCACGCTCTACGCCTTCATCGGCCGGGGACAGGGCGCACAGGACGTGGATCTCGCCGCGGCCGCGTTCATGTCCGTGGGATCGCTCGCGGGGGTTCACTACGGCGCCGCCCTGTGCAAGCGGATGGAGCCGCGCCGGCTCCAGACGGTGGTGGTGGGCGTGGTCGTGCTCGCGGTGGTGATGATGGTGGTGGACCGGTTACTTTAG
- a CDS encoding LLM class flavin-dependent oxidoreductase yields MDYGVFDHLDRGDLPLTEYYEARLRLVEAYDREGFYAYHLAEHHSTPLGMAPSPSVFLAAVAQRTRRLRFGPMVYALPLYHPIRLIEEICMLDQMSGGRLDIGFGRGASPIELAAYGQDPKQAQRVYAEGVDLILQGLTRKTLDFAGEFFTFRDVPMELEPLQRPHPPLWYGVHSTESAERAARRRLNIVSLDPAQPTRTFTDRFREVWNELHGNGADLPKIGLGRFIVVADDDETALRIARRAYPVWHRSFTYLFRLRGSSPNHPRPPDFDGAIASGQGVAGAPDTVKTLLRAQLRGAGANYFIGQFAFGDISLDEALRSVDLFAEHVAPGLD; encoded by the coding sequence ATGGATTACGGCGTATTCGATCATCTCGACCGCGGCGACCTGCCGCTGACGGAGTACTACGAGGCGCGACTCCGGCTCGTGGAGGCGTACGATCGGGAGGGATTCTACGCCTACCACCTGGCAGAGCACCACTCGACGCCGCTCGGCATGGCGCCGTCGCCGAGCGTCTTCCTGGCCGCTGTCGCGCAGCGCACCCGGCGGCTCCGCTTCGGCCCCATGGTCTACGCGCTGCCGCTGTACCATCCCATCCGGCTGATCGAGGAGATCTGCATGCTCGACCAGATGAGCGGCGGGCGGCTCGACATCGGCTTCGGGCGCGGTGCGTCCCCCATCGAGCTGGCGGCGTACGGCCAGGATCCCAAGCAGGCCCAGCGCGTCTACGCGGAGGGCGTCGACCTCATCCTCCAAGGACTCACACGGAAGACTCTCGACTTCGCCGGGGAGTTCTTCACCTTCAGGGACGTACCCATGGAGCTCGAACCGTTGCAGCGGCCCCATCCGCCGCTGTGGTACGGCGTCCACTCCACGGAGAGCGCCGAACGGGCCGCCCGCCGCCGGCTCAACATCGTGAGCCTGGACCCGGCGCAGCCCACCCGTACCTTCACCGACCGGTTCCGCGAGGTCTGGAACGAACTCCACGGGAACGGTGCGGACCTGCCCAAGATCGGGTTGGGCCGCTTCATCGTCGTGGCCGACGACGATGAAACCGCCCTGCGCATCGCGCGGCGCGCCTACCCCGTGTGGCACCGGAGCTTCACCTACCTGTTCCGCCTCCGGGGCAGTTCTCCCAACCACCCGCGCCCGCCCGACTTCGACGGCGCCATCGCTTCCGGCCAAGGCGTTGCCGGCGCCCCGGACACGGTGAAGACCCTCCTCCGCGCGCAACTCCGAGGCGCCGGCGCCAACTACTTCATCGGCCAGTTCGCCTTCGGCGACATCTCCCTCGACGAAGCCCTCCGCTCCGTGGACCTGTTCGCCGAACACGTCGCGCCGGGCCTGGACTGA
- a CDS encoding ABC transporter ATP-binding protein produces MDIDKDRDATDDLAVLWRIFKLAARQRFRLVLGAVATVIAATFQLMIPQYLGDAVDGAVGLLESGAVSDEAALDYLYGTALMLLGVSTLRGLFTLTHNYCGETLGHHLAYQLRMAFYDKLQYLNFSFHDRVHTGELITRGMLDLEGVRSFMNMGVLRVLLFVILVGVGAYRLLSTDLFLGFLSLSFVPFVAWRSTTVRLKLREMWFALQERMGVLGRIMDENLTGIRVVRAFGAEPYELDKYQGASDHALALAERRIRTRVSSTTAMNFAFFAAMGLVLWVGGSRVINGYMTVGTLTEFLTFMTILQQPVRQLGMVVNAFARASTCGSRLFAVLDLAAPIRDREDARPLEVTGGVLEFEDVSFAYPGEGSPPILERVSFRVERGRTLGIVGPPGSGKSTIAHLLPRYYDVTGGRITVDGQDIRDVTLESLRRAVRVVQQDPFLFTSSLENNIAYGDPWADDAAIEGSAATAQIDGFIDQLPERYETLVGERGVSLSGGQKQRVAIARTAMLRPAVLVLDDSMAAIDAGTEQRIREALGEHTANCATLIVSHRLGALRHADEILFIENGRIVERGTHDELVALRGRYAALFALQTLDGPLQDVVDLAAEAGVREASDT; encoded by the coding sequence ATGGACATCGACAAGGACCGCGACGCCACCGACGACCTCGCGGTCCTGTGGCGCATCTTCAAGCTCGCGGCGCGGCAGCGGTTCAGGCTCGTCCTGGGTGCGGTGGCCACCGTCATCGCGGCGACCTTCCAGCTCATGATCCCCCAGTACCTCGGGGACGCCGTCGACGGCGCCGTCGGGTTGCTGGAGAGCGGGGCGGTGTCGGACGAGGCGGCGCTCGACTACCTCTACGGCACCGCGTTGATGCTGCTGGGGGTCTCGACCCTGCGCGGCCTTTTCACCCTCACCCACAACTACTGCGGCGAGACCCTGGGGCACCACCTCGCCTACCAGCTCCGGATGGCGTTCTACGACAAGCTCCAGTACCTGAACTTCTCCTTCCACGACCGCGTGCACACGGGCGAGCTGATCACCCGCGGCATGCTCGACCTGGAAGGGGTGCGGTCCTTCATGAACATGGGGGTGCTGCGGGTCTTGCTGTTCGTGATCCTCGTCGGCGTGGGCGCCTACCGGCTGCTGTCCACGGACCTGTTCCTCGGCTTCCTGAGCCTGAGCTTCGTGCCGTTCGTGGCATGGCGCTCCACCACCGTTCGGCTGAAACTGCGCGAGATGTGGTTCGCGCTCCAGGAGCGGATGGGGGTGCTGGGCCGTATCATGGACGAGAACCTCACCGGCATCCGGGTGGTGCGCGCCTTCGGCGCCGAGCCCTACGAGCTGGACAAGTACCAGGGCGCCTCGGACCACGCGCTGGCACTGGCGGAACGGCGCATCCGCACGCGGGTCTCCTCCACCACCGCCATGAACTTCGCCTTCTTCGCCGCCATGGGACTGGTGCTGTGGGTGGGCGGGTCGCGGGTGATCAACGGCTACATGACAGTGGGCACGCTGACCGAGTTTCTCACCTTCATGACCATTCTCCAGCAGCCGGTGCGGCAGCTCGGCATGGTGGTGAACGCGTTCGCGCGCGCTTCCACCTGCGGCTCGCGGCTGTTCGCCGTGCTGGATCTCGCGGCGCCGATCCGGGACCGCGAGGACGCGAGGCCCCTGGAGGTCACCGGCGGAGTCCTGGAGTTCGAGGACGTCTCCTTTGCCTATCCCGGGGAGGGTTCGCCGCCGATCCTGGAGCGGGTTTCGTTCCGGGTGGAACGGGGCAGGACCCTGGGCATCGTCGGCCCCCCCGGCAGCGGCAAGTCCACCATCGCGCACCTGCTGCCGCGCTACTACGACGTCACCGGCGGGCGCATCACCGTGGACGGCCAGGACATCCGCGACGTCACCCTCGAGTCCCTGCGCCGCGCCGTGCGCGTGGTGCAGCAGGACCCGTTCCTGTTCACCTCGTCGCTGGAGAACAACATCGCCTACGGCGATCCGTGGGCGGATGACGCGGCCATCGAGGGGTCCGCCGCCACCGCCCAGATCGACGGGTTCATCGACCAGTTGCCGGAGCGGTACGAGACGTTGGTGGGAGAACGCGGCGTGTCGCTTTCCGGCGGCCAGAAGCAGCGGGTGGCCATCGCGCGCACCGCCATGCTCCGCCCCGCGGTGCTGGTGCTCGACGATTCCATGGCGGCCATCGACGCCGGCACCGAGCAGCGCATTCGCGAAGCGCTCGGGGAACACACCGCCAACTGCGCGACGCTGATCGTATCGCACCGTCTCGGGGCGCTGCGCCATGCCGACGAGATCCTCTTCATCGAGAACGGAAGGATCGTGGAGCGCGGCACCCACGATGAGCTGGTGGCCCTGCGCGGCCGGTACGCGGCGCTGTTCGCCCTGCAGACCCTCGACGGCCCGCTCCAGGACGTCGTCGATCTCGCGGCGGAAGCCGGGGTGCGGGAGGCAAGCGACACATGA